In one Streptomyces venezuelae genomic region, the following are encoded:
- a CDS encoding YhjD/YihY/BrkB family envelope integrity protein — translation MLTATRARPLAARAVRQLVGVNILDLATRLAAQAFLAALPMLIAVASFCPPGWRHELRRSLRSLFGSGGTEAAMLDQVYAGDPQTMNSWGAASVLVALLSATAFSRALQRLCERCWHLQASGMRILLWRWALWLFVWLTALFFQGLLHDGFGAGPVLGIPLQAVGAVLMWWWTQHLLLAGRVPWRPLLPGALLAGTGVVVFSQVAAVWLPGALQRSVERYGPLGSVFTLLSWLIVFFTVVAAGIALGQVFAQEERVRRVLRIPAVPAADGDGVTSATP, via the coding sequence ATGCTGACCGCCACGCGCGCCCGGCCGCTGGCGGCCCGTGCCGTCCGGCAGCTCGTGGGCGTGAACATCCTGGATCTCGCGACGCGGCTCGCGGCACAGGCGTTCCTCGCCGCGCTGCCGATGCTCATCGCGGTCGCCTCGTTCTGCCCGCCCGGCTGGCGGCACGAACTCCGCAGGTCGCTGCGGTCGTTGTTCGGTTCGGGCGGGACCGAGGCGGCGATGCTCGACCAGGTGTACGCGGGCGACCCGCAGACGATGAACAGCTGGGGCGCGGCGAGCGTACTGGTGGCGCTGCTGTCCGCCACGGCCTTCTCCAGGGCCCTGCAACGGCTCTGCGAACGCTGCTGGCACCTCCAGGCGTCGGGCATGCGGATCTTGTTGTGGCGTTGGGCCCTGTGGCTCTTCGTGTGGCTGACCGCCCTGTTCTTCCAGGGGCTGCTGCACGACGGGTTCGGCGCGGGCCCGGTACTGGGGATTCCGCTGCAGGCCGTCGGCGCGGTCCTGATGTGGTGGTGGACGCAGCACCTGCTGCTCGCGGGGCGCGTGCCGTGGCGTCCGCTGCTGCCGGGGGCGCTGCTCGCCGGAACGGGCGTGGTCGTGTTCTCGCAGGTCGCCGCGGTGTGGCTGCCCGGGGCGCTGCAGCGCAGCGTGGAGCGGTACGGGCCGCTCGGCTCGGTCTTCACGCTCCTGTCCTGGCTGATCGTCTTCTTCACGGTCGTCGCGGCCGGCATCGCGCTGGGTCAGGTGTTCGCGCAGGAGGAGCGGGTGCGGCGCGTGCTGCGCATCCCCGCGGTGCCTGCGGCGGACGGGGACGGCGTCACGTCGGCGACGCCGTGA
- a CDS encoding SulP family inorganic anion transporter: MGAGGRRDRGGRVVSSLRAVPGVRAVTTYRREWLSKDLVAGVVLTTLLVPQGMAYAELAGLPAITGLYTSILCLLGYAVCGPSRILVLGPDSSLGPMIAATVLPLVAADGDPGRAVALASMLSLMVAGIMILASTARLGYVAELISKPTMIGYMNGLAVTILVGQLPKLLGFKVDADGLIDECVSVAEGLADGKAVGAAVAVGCGGIVLILALQRWLPRVPAVLVMVVSAIGAVVVFDLEDRGVSLVGVLPEGFPPLTVPDVRLDDLGPLLAGALGIAVVSLADTISNASAFASRTGQEVRGNQEMAGVGAANLAAGFFQGFPVSTSGSRTAVAERAGARTQLTGVVGAGLIVLMLVVVPGLFRHLPQPALAAVVITASLSLADVPGTVRLWRQRRIEFLLCLAAFLGVALVGVLEGIAVAVGLSVLNVFRRVWWPYEAVLGRVEGLPGYHDVSSYPDAERIPGLVIYRFDAPLIFANAKTFRDEVTRLSRADPVPEWIVVAAEPMTDVDTTAADVLEALDESLNSRGVHLVFAELKDPVRRKIERYELTRTIDERHFFPTVEAAVAAFRSR, from the coding sequence ATGGGGGCCGGTGGGCGGCGGGACCGTGGCGGGCGGGTCGTGTCGTCGCTGCGTGCCGTGCCGGGGGTCCGCGCGGTCACGACGTACCGGCGGGAGTGGCTGTCGAAGGACCTCGTGGCGGGGGTCGTGCTGACCACGCTGCTCGTGCCGCAGGGCATGGCGTACGCCGAACTCGCCGGGCTGCCCGCCATCACCGGCCTCTACACGTCCATCCTGTGCCTGCTCGGCTATGCCGTGTGCGGGCCCTCGCGGATCCTGGTCCTCGGGCCCGACTCCTCGCTCGGGCCGATGATCGCGGCGACGGTGCTGCCGCTGGTCGCCGCCGACGGCGATCCCGGCCGTGCCGTCGCCCTGGCCTCGATGCTGTCGCTCATGGTCGCGGGCATCATGATCCTCGCGTCGACCGCCCGTCTCGGTTACGTCGCCGAGCTGATCTCCAAGCCCACGATGATCGGGTACATGAACGGGCTCGCCGTCACCATCCTGGTCGGACAGTTGCCCAAGCTCCTCGGGTTCAAGGTGGACGCCGACGGGCTGATCGACGAGTGCGTGTCCGTGGCGGAGGGGCTCGCGGACGGGAAGGCGGTCGGGGCGGCCGTCGCCGTCGGGTGCGGTGGGATCGTGCTGATCCTGGCGCTTCAGCGGTGGCTGCCCCGGGTGCCGGCCGTGCTCGTCATGGTGGTGTCCGCCATCGGGGCCGTGGTCGTGTTCGACCTGGAGGACCGGGGGGTCTCGCTCGTCGGTGTGCTGCCCGAGGGGTTTCCGCCGCTGACCGTGCCCGACGTCCGCCTCGATGATCTCGGGCCGCTGCTCGCGGGAGCTCTGGGGATCGCCGTCGTCTCGCTCGCCGACACGATCTCCAATGCTTCCGCTTTCGCCTCCCGCACCGGGCAGGAGGTGCGGGGGAACCAGGAGATGGCGGGTGTGGGCGCGGCGAACCTCGCCGCCGGGTTCTTCCAGGGGTTTCCCGTGAGTACGAGCGGGTCGCGTACTGCCGTGGCGGAGCGGGCCGGGGCGCGTACCCAGCTGACCGGTGTCGTCGGCGCGGGGCTGATCGTGCTCATGCTCGTGGTGGTGCCGGGGCTCTTCCGGCATCTGCCGCAGCCCGCGCTCGCGGCAGTCGTCATCACCGCGTCGCTCTCGCTGGCCGACGTGCCCGGCACGGTGCGGCTGTGGCGGCAGCGCAGGATCGAGTTCCTGCTGTGTCTCGCGGCGTTCCTCGGGGTCGCCCTGGTGGGGGTGCTCGAAGGGATCGCCGTGGCCGTGGGGCTCTCCGTGCTGAATGTCTTCCGGCGGGTCTGGTGGCCCTACGAGGCGGTGCTCGGGCGGGTCGAGGGGCTCCCCGGGTATCACGACGTCAGCTCGTACCCGGACGCCGAGCGGATTCCCGGGCTGGTCATCTACCGCTTCGACGCCCCGCTGATCTTCGCCAACGCCAAGACCTTCCGCGACGAGGTGACGCGGCTCTCGCGGGCGGATCCGGTGCCTGAGTGGATCGTGGTCGCCGCCGAGCCCATGACCGACGTCGACACCACCGCCGCGGACGTCCTGGAGGCGCTCGACGAGTCCCTCAACTCCCGCGGAGTGCATCTCGTCTTCGCGGAGCTGAAGGACCCGGTACGGCGCAAGATCGAGCGGTACGAGCTCACCCGCACCATCGACGAGCGGCACTTCTTCCCGACCGTGGAGGCCGCTGTCGCCGCGTTCCGGAGTCGGTGA
- a CDS encoding DUF2252 domain-containing protein codes for MDEGRHVHPTPQERAARGRAARTKVPRSRHAEFAPAPDRTDPVEALERQSSRRLPELVPIRYGRMLESPFRFYRGAASLMAMDLATTASSGITTQLCGDAHMLNFRLLASPERHLMFDVNDFDETLPGPWEWDVKRLAASLAVAGRANGFDAPERSRVIRETVRFYREAMRGFAGMRNLDVWYARIDADDLYARLAGELRPSGRRRLSRTLSKARGRDHLQSLEKLVHRVGDDLRIAPDAPLVTPLSDLLPEVERSELEKQLRELIGHYVLTLSSDRRALLAQYRVVDMARKVVGVGSVGTRCWVLLLLGRDTGDPLFLQAKEAEESALAPYCEPSAHANQGERVVSGQRLMQATSDMFLGWERVSGLDGLERDFYVRQLRDWKAIPKAEGMTPKVMRLFGRLAGATLARAHARSGDRIAIAAYLGGSDRFDRALAEFAERYADQNERDHRALSEAVRDGRVTASPT; via the coding sequence ATGGACGAGGGCCGGCACGTACATCCCACTCCGCAGGAGCGCGCTGCCCGCGGCCGGGCGGCCCGCACCAAGGTGCCGCGCTCCCGGCACGCCGAGTTCGCCCCGGCACCGGACCGCACCGACCCGGTCGAGGCGCTGGAGCGCCAGTCGTCGCGCCGCCTGCCCGAGCTGGTGCCGATCCGGTACGGGCGGATGCTCGAATCGCCGTTCCGCTTCTACCGGGGCGCCGCATCCCTGATGGCGATGGACCTGGCGACGACGGCGTCGAGCGGCATCACCACCCAGCTGTGCGGGGACGCGCACATGCTGAACTTCCGGCTCCTGGCGTCCCCCGAGCGCCATCTCATGTTCGACGTCAACGACTTCGACGAGACGCTGCCGGGACCGTGGGAGTGGGACGTCAAACGGCTGGCGGCCAGCCTCGCCGTCGCGGGCCGCGCCAACGGCTTCGACGCGCCGGAGCGGTCCCGCGTGATCCGGGAGACGGTGCGCTTCTACCGGGAGGCGATGCGCGGCTTCGCCGGCATGCGCAACCTCGACGTCTGGTACGCCCGGATCGACGCCGACGACCTGTACGCCAGGCTCGCCGGGGAGCTGCGCCCGAGCGGCCGGCGCCGTCTGTCGCGCACCCTCAGCAAGGCCAGGGGCCGCGACCACCTCCAGTCCCTGGAGAAACTCGTCCACCGGGTGGGGGACGACCTGCGGATCGCTCCCGACGCACCGCTCGTCACCCCCCTCTCCGATCTGCTCCCCGAGGTCGAACGCTCCGAGCTGGAGAAGCAGTTGCGGGAGCTCATCGGACACTACGTCCTGACGCTGTCGTCCGACCGGCGCGCGCTCCTCGCGCAGTACCGGGTGGTCGACATGGCGCGCAAGGTGGTCGGCGTCGGCAGCGTGGGAACCCGCTGCTGGGTGCTGCTGCTGCTCGGCCGGGACACCGGCGACCCGCTGTTCCTCCAGGCCAAGGAGGCCGAGGAGTCGGCGCTCGCCCCGTACTGCGAGCCCAGCGCCCACGCGAACCAGGGGGAGCGGGTCGTGTCCGGTCAGCGCCTGATGCAGGCCACCAGTGACATGTTCCTGGGCTGGGAGCGCGTCTCCGGCCTCGACGGCCTCGAACGGGACTTCTACGTACGTCAGTTGCGCGACTGGAAGGCCATCCCCAAGGCCGAGGGCATGACTCCGAAGGTCATGCGGCTGTTCGGGCGGCTGGCCGGGGCGACCCTGGCTCGCGCGCACGCACGCTCCGGGGACCGGATCGCCATCGCGGCGTACCTGGGCGGCTCCGACCGGTTCGACCGCGCGCTCGCGGAGTTCGCCGAGCGCTACGCCGACCAGAACGAACGCGACCACCGCGCCCTGTCCGAAGCGGTACGCGACGGCCGGGTCACGGCGTCGCCGACGTGA
- a CDS encoding SHOCT domain-containing protein, whose translation MDDYPMFDVFLTMLMFFLWVIWFAIVIHIVVDIFRNEDLNGVRKALWLLLVFVLPLLGVLLYVISQGSGMGNRNVATRMSAFGNHPVGSSSVASAGELERLAELHRSGALTEAEYARAKHHALPM comes from the coding sequence GTGGACGACTACCCGATGTTTGACGTCTTCCTCACCATGCTCATGTTCTTCTTGTGGGTGATCTGGTTCGCCATCGTGATCCACATCGTCGTGGACATCTTCCGCAACGAGGATCTGAACGGCGTCCGCAAGGCCCTGTGGCTGCTGCTCGTGTTCGTCCTGCCCCTGCTCGGCGTACTGCTCTACGTCATCTCCCAGGGCTCCGGGATGGGCAACCGCAACGTGGCCACCCGCATGTCCGCCTTCGGCAACCACCCCGTGGGGTCGTCGTCGGTCGCCAGTGCGGGGGAGTTGGAGCGGTTGGCGGAACTGCACCGTTCGGGCGCGCTGACGGAGGCGGAGTACGCGCGGGCCAAGCACCACGCGCTGCCGATGTGA
- a CDS encoding STAS domain-containing protein, producing MIHGVPLPDGHLRVHRAPGHTVMEFHGEIDIAAALAILPTLDATTKPPKTLLVIDLTPTTFLDCSGLALLCRARTRLEERDGDLLLVCPHPLILRMLRILGLTTRLRPSPTLEDALRGHLRAAG from the coding sequence ATGATCCACGGCGTTCCGCTTCCCGACGGGCATCTGCGCGTCCACCGTGCCCCCGGCCACACCGTCATGGAGTTCCACGGCGAGATAGACATCGCGGCGGCCCTGGCGATCCTGCCGACCCTGGACGCGACCACCAAACCGCCCAAAACGCTGCTCGTCATCGACCTCACGCCGACCACGTTCCTCGACTGCTCCGGCCTGGCCCTCCTCTGCCGCGCCCGCACACGCCTGGAGGAACGCGACGGCGACCTGCTGCTGGTCTGCCCCCACCCGCTCATCCTGCGCATGCTCCGCATACTCGGCCTCACCACCCGCCTCCGCCCGTCCCCGACCCTGGAGGACGCGCTGCGCGGACACTTACGGGCGGCGGGCTGA